Part of the Tolypothrix sp. PCC 7910 genome, TGATATATTCAAACCAAATGTGACCATTGGCTTCTTGAACCATTGTGTAAACTACTACGGAAATCTTTTGGCTAAAATTCTGCAACCACCTTTCGCTGCGTCGCAAAGCGGCTTCTGATTGTTTGCGATTGGTGATATCCATAGCAATTCCCATTAGCCGCACAGGTTTTCCTTGTTTATCCAGTACACAAGCGCCTCTGGCATACAACCAATGCATACTGCCATCTCGCCAGATTAGACGATACTCGATGTCATAGGAAGAACCTTGTGTTAAGGCTTGCCGGACTTCTTGCACCACATAGTCTTGATCCTCGGGATGAACACAATTCAAGAACAACTCGAAGGTCGGATAAGGACTAATTTCTTTGCCGTTTAGATCTAGAACACGACCTTGAGCATCGCTTTGAAAGCCAAATAGCTGATATTCTTCAGGCGACCAGTGGACGATGTTCTTCTCTATATCCCAGTCCCAAGTTCCCATTTTGGCGGCAGAAAGCGCCATTTGGAGTTTAGCAGTTCGTTCTTGAACTCGCTGTTCTAGCTCTTGGTTGAGTTGTTGCAATGCAGCTTCAGCACGTTGGCGATCGCGCAGTTCTTGCTGCACTTGTTGATAGAGTTGTGCTTGCTGAATTGCGATCGCTAACTGATCTGCTATTTTTCCAGCGATTTCTGTCTCTTTTTGGCTCCAAGGCGCTTCTGTAGCAGGCTTAGATATCGATAAGCTGCCCCAAATTTTACCGTTAACAACAATGGGTGTTAACAACCATGCAGGAGGAGCAAGCTGTGAAATCTTGAGATTAATTGGATCTTGAATGCTATCTAATGTATCTACCTGCACTACCCGGAGTTGTTTGAGTTGTGCAGCATAGGGGTTGTCTTGATCGGGAATTTCTAACCCTGTTGTATCTGTTAGTGATGCATCTTGGCGATGAGCTGCCAGCACTTGCCAACATTGGCGTTCTGGTAAATACTGCACAATAGTAGTTCTCTGAAGCCCCAACAATTGAGTAATTTCAGCTATTGTGGTAAAAAAAATCGTCGATAAATCCAGGGAACTACGAATTCTCTGGACTACTCGATTTAAAGTTTGTTCTTGCTGTGCCTGAAGCTGTAAAGCAATTTGGGCGGCTTTGCGCTCGGTAACATCTCGTGAAATACATAGTATTGACTCAATCACGTTGTCACGAGTCAACTCAGGTGCAATTACCATTTCAAAGGAACGCACTCCTTTCAGTGTCGGGGTTTCAAATTCAATAATCTGCTTTTGCCCTGTTTCTAGTAGCGCTTGGGCCGCAGTTTCCCAAGAGTTAATCATTGCCTCTGGCATTCCTAATTCCCGGCAGGTTTTACCTAAAAACACTTCTTTAGGAATACCTGTGAGTTTTGTGAGGGCTGGACTAGTGTAAAGATGTCGTAACTGGGTATCGAAGCGTTCAATAATATCAGGAGAATGTTCCACCAAAGTTTGGTATAGCTGTCGCGACTCTTGCAACGCCGTTTTGGCGGCTTTACGAGCCGTAATATCTGTGACAAAGCCCTCTAAACAAAGGAGTTCACCATTGTCTGAAAATATACCCCGTCCCCGTTCCCAAACCCATTTTTCAGATCCTGATTTCGTAATAATCCGAAACTCAAACTCATAGGGTTGCTGAAGTGTAACTGCTTGCTGAACCATTTCCCAGATGCGATCGCGGTCATCGGGATGAATTTTTTGCCCACCAGAAATTGTGCGTTCTATTAAATACTCTTCTTGGCGATAACCAGTAACATTAAATACGCCTTCACTGATAAATTCAGGAGTGTAATTGCGATCGTTCGCCACTCGATACACATAACCAGGTAGGTTACTAATCAAAGTAGTTAAGCGACGTTCGCTATTTTGTAAAGCTTGATCTGCAAGCAACTTAGTTTGAGTTTTCTCCCAAACACTCATAACTGCTTGCGTCAATCGGCTGAGATTTACGGGTGACTTGATTAGATAATCATCCAACCCTGTTTTCATAGCTGCAACAGCAATTTCCTCGCTACCAGCATTTGTAAACATAATTACAGGGCAATTGCTGCTGTAGGCTTTGAGAGTCTGCAAAACATCCAGTCCGTTTGTCCACGGTAACTGATAATCAGTGATGACCAAATCAAAATTACGCTCTGCAATCGCCTGTGCTAACTCATCAGCATTCACAATTTCTTCAATGTGAAGTCCTGGTAAATCTTGAGTTAGTGCTAGGACAATGAGAGCGCGATCCTCTGGGTTAGCATCGATTAGCAGAATTCTTTGCATTAACTGCTCTCGGCTCATGAACGTCAGTTTCCAATACCCTTAAAAAGAAATATATATATTTTGATGTTGATCGTAATATATCCAGTTAAGCGGCACTAGCTATGAAAGCTGAAGTCATAAAAATTCTTATAAAAATACACTTGATGGTTGCGTAGTTAGGTATCCATTAATTCTTTCTGCTCTGTCCCCTCTCTACGCAAGTGATTTCAGCAATTAAATTTGATTCCTATAGTTACAATTTCAACAACGGCAGTATGACAGTAAAAGTCGTACCTATGCCTACTTTGCTATCAACAAAAATCTCTCCGCCATGTGCATCAACACATTTTTTCACAATCGCTAAACCTAAGCCTGTACCAGGAATGGAACCCACGTTTCCGGCGCGCTGAAAAGGCTGAAACAAGCGTTGTTGGTCTAATTCAGGAATGCCAATACCCTGATCTTGAATGCGAAAGGCGATCGCATTTTGTTGACCAATGAGTTCAAAATTTACTGTACTCCCTGGTGGTGAATATTTAATTGCATTGGTGAGTAAATTGCCTAAAATGTGGCGTAGTAGGCTCTCGTCCCACAGTGCATCTTCTATAGTTCCACTACTGTGAAAAGCCACAGCAATCTGTTTTGCTCCACTAGCCAGTTGAATTTCATCAACTATTTGCAGACAAAAAGCTTCTAAATTTAGACATATCAAATCGCATTGTAATCTCCCAGAATCAGCTTGACCAATTAAAGAAACTTCATCCAAAAGCTGCGCCATGTTTTTGATGGCGGCGCGAATCATTTGGAAGTGAGAGTGTTTTTTTTCTGTAGTTAATTGATTTTCGTTGTCCTGTAGCAATCCAGCGGCCAGCAGAATAGTGTTGAGGGGATTGCGAATGTCATGAGAAAGCATGGAAACAAATTCTGATTTGAACTGGTTAAGTTCTTTAGCTCTTACCAGTTCAGCTGTACGTTCTTCAACCCGATTTTCTAATGTTTGATTGGTTGTACGTAATGATTCTAAAACCTGCTTGCGCTCAATTGCATAATGTATGGAGCGCACTAACAAATCTACATTCACTTGGCGCTTGACTAAATAATCTTGTGCGCCTTGTCGCACTGCTTCAATTGCTAGTGCGTCGTCATTAGTATTTGTTAATACAACAATCGGAATACTAGGCAAACAGTTAATTAATTTTGGCAAGGATGATAATCCCTCACTATCAGGTAGTGTGAGATCCAACAAAATGACATCGTAAGCCCCAAATAACTCGTTTCTGCTTAATTCCTTAACTCCATCTTGCAAGCGCTGAACATGAACAACACTAAACTCTTTAGATTGGGCTTGCTTGAGAAACTCTTGTAACAATCTCGCTTCTGCCAAGTTGTCCTCAATCAACAAGATTTTTACGGAGCCTGTCACCGTCATTTTTTGGTTTCACCTCCCGATTTGGTATTTGGTCTTTGGTGTTTGGTGTTTGTATTTATTATTCCCATTACCCATTACCCATTACCCATTACCAATTACCCATTACCCAACCCCCAATCTCTACTCCGACGGCAATGTTGCAGTAGAGAGCCAGAATTCTTCAATACCTTTGACGATTTGAAAAAGCTGGCTCAGGTTGCGAGATTTGGTGATGTAGCAATTGACGTGCAAGTCGTAACTATGAAAAATATCGTCCTCGTTTCTGGAGGTGGTTAGCACGACTACAGGAATGCGTTTGAGTGTGGGGTCGCTTTTGATTTCAGCTAATACTTCACGACCATCTTTTTTAGGCAGGTTCAAATCCAAGAGGATGAGGTCAGGACGCGGTGCATTGGCATATTCGCCTTCTTGACGTAAATAGGCCATCGCTTCCATACCATCTCTGACCGTCACTACTTGGTGTGGTACAGTGCTGTTTTTTAGCGCTTCTTGGATTAAGCGGATATCAGCTTTGTTATCCTCGACCAAAAAGATCTGTTTGTGTTTTTCTTCCGTTTCTACGCTCACGCTCGCGGCCTCCAACTGGAATCGTAAAGTAGAAGGTAGCACCTTCGCCGAGTTGTGACTCTACCCAGATTCGTCCCCGATGGCATTCGATAATTTTCTTACAGATTGCTAGGCCCATGCCTGTACCGGGATACTCTTCTCTGGTGTGTAGGCGCTGAAAGATGACGAAAATGCGATCGCTAAATCTTGGTTCTAAGCCAATACCATTATCCCGGACTGAGAATAGCCACTCATCTTCTAACCTTTCGGCTCCGATGTGAATTTGTGGTGGTTGTTCGCTGCGGAATTTAATGGCGTTGGCGATGAGGTTTTGAAATAGCTGCATCAATTGTGTACTATCAGCCATCACAGTTGGTAAGGGGTCATGGGTAATCATAGCCCCAGTTTCATGAATGCGCCCACGCAAATTGCTGAGGGTGCGGTTTAACGGCGTTGTTACCTCAGTTAACCCAAAGGCGATCGCCTGCATATCTACTTTGGAGTATGCTAGTACGTCATCTATCAGGGTTTGCATGAGGCTGACTCCCTCAACGGCGAAGTTGATAAATTCTTTTGCGTCTTCGTCAAGTTCGTCTTCGTAGCGCATCTCTAACAGTTGCACATAGTTTGCTACTTGATTTAACGGTTCTTGTAAATCATGGGAGGCGACATAAGCAAACTTTTTCAATTCCGCATTCGAGCGTTCTAAGTCGTGCGCTAACTGAGCCAGTTCATCGGCCTGACGCAGCACAATATTAATGATGGCTTTGCGTAATTCCAGTGCAGCTTGGATTTCTACAGATTTCCAGCGTAGAGATGTTAACTGAACGGTTTCTTTCCACAATTCAAAGGATTTACGCGGCACTAAGCGCATATTTCCTTCTGTTTGGCTGACTTCAAATGCTTCATTGGGATTACCACCCCAATTTACTGTTTGAATGACTTCTGGGCGAAACCATAAAACATAGTTGCGCTTGGAAATAGGAATCGCTAATAAACCACTAGCAACGTTTTTAAACTTTTCCGCGTCTGGATAAATCCGGGGTAAGGAATCTGTGTAGAATACTTCCTCATGGACATTATTTTTCAGCCATTGCAGTAAAAAGCTGAGGTCTTCTTCTTTGGGAGTTTCGCCAATTACCGTACAGCGATCGCCAAAACAAACAGCCGCACCTTGAGCGCTGGTTAAATTCAATAAATTTGGTTTATGTTTAACCAACCCATCAATAAAGTTTTCCTCTTGTGACATATATTCCATCAAAACTGATTGAATATATGTCAAATTCATCTGATAGCCGTAATCTTCTGTTTCTTCTCTGGTGGAGATTTCTGTAAATATGACTCTACCTAAAAATTCGCAGGCTTTCCGCAATTCATAAGAAACATATTTAGGTGTTTGGTGATGACAAGCAATTAATCCCCAAAGTTGACCATCTTTAATCAAAGAGATGGTTAAAGAAGCACCGACACCCATGTTGTGTAAGTACTCTAAATGACAAGCCGCAGCATTTCTGAGAATTGAGTTCGTTAAATCAATTGCTTGTTGGCTTTGGGGATGATTTATCGGCAGAATTTGTACTGGTTCTGCATGAGCATCGGGGATTAATCTGATGAAATTAGAAGCAAATAGCTTTCTCGCTGGTTTGGGAATGTCTGACTCTGGATAATGTAAACCTAAATAAGGTTCCATGCTGTCTAACTTTTCTTCAGCTATGACCGAGCCATGCCCATCATCATCAAATTTATAGAGCATCACTCTATCAAACCCAGTCACGTTGCGGACTTCTTGGACAATAATTTGGCAGAAATCGCGCAGGTTTGTAGTTTTTTCTAGCTGGTTAATGGAAGCTCTTGCTAGATGGTAAAAACTTAAAAATGGAATATTTTCTTGAGAAATTGCTGGTTCTAATTCTAAAATCAAAATTCCTTCGGGATTGCGATGAAATACGGCATCAAATACTACGTATTCATCACCTTTTTTTCTGATCCAGATTTTCGTCGGGTTAATATAATCAAGATTGCCATCTAATATTCCGGCTTTAATTCTTTGGATTTGGAAGGGATCGAGTAAGTCTTCTAATTTTTTTTGCAATACCTCTTCGGGCAATATCCCGAAAACACTCCAAGTATTACTACTAACTTGTAATATCTTAAGCTCTGGTTCCCCTAATACCAAGAGGACACCGTGAGGCTGAATTTGACTAGAAACGTGAATAGCTGCTTCTTTCAAGCTATTAACATTAATACTTTGTGCTTGGAATTCGGATACCATTAAGATTCTCCTCTAGTTTACCGGAGCATCAAAAGCAGAGTATCAATAAATGTTAACCATTTACTGAAGTTTGCACCCTACTTAGATGTGGAAATTGAACTGCAGATGTTGGGAAGGAATGCTCGCAATTCACCAGTTGCCACGGGCAAAAGATAAAAAATACAAATTATAAAAACCTTATAAATTCACAAATTAACAAAAGTTGGTCATTTATTTGACTATATAGCTAATTCTCTGAAGCTGCACTACTTGACTCATTCTGATGTTGTTAATCTTTTACTTTTACGTGGCATCACGCAGTATCTCCCTTGTCTGCTTGCATTCACAGTTTAACAGGCAGTCAAGTTTTGTAGAGATAAGATATATGAATAACAGGTGATTAATTGATTCGTTTGTATGTAGTTGTGTTACGTATTTTCTATTGTTAAATCATTGTTAAATATTATCACATGCACGCAGAAAGTAAGTGATAACTGTCGATAAAGGCAGATAATGGCTGGTTAATTGTTTATATAGATTAATTGAGAAAATGCAGTAATCAATAGCAGCAAGCTCAACAATTTTCTATTGTAGTTACTGCTATATATCAATACAGTTCAGATAAGAGCATTAGTGATTAATTTGTCAGTTGTGAAAACAGCTAGATCAATTGGGGGATTCTCCCCCAAACCCTCGATTGGGTGACGGTTGCGTCCCCCAAACCCCCTCCAAAATGATTTTTTTGTTGACATTTAAGGGTAATTTGCCGGACATCATATTATGGCTTGTTGTGTATTTTTTGGAAAAATTCTGCATTTATAGCGCCATAACGCACCACGCATGATTAAATCCAGGAATTAAACAACATCCGGAGTTTATAACCCTCGGAAGTAAGAGGTAAGCCTAAATAAATTGGCATCCAGAAGATAAAAGCAGCCAAAATCATAAAACTAATTGTGACCCCTAATGCTCGGAGTTGGCGGTGATAGCTGCGAAGACATTGATCGACAAACCAGGCGATCGCTAAAAATACAAAGACTACCGCACAGATATAATGGTAAATAAACACGCATCTCGTGACTTTTACCCAGGGTAATAAATTAGCTGCATAATTTATGACTATGTACAAAGCAATCCAGGTATCCACAGCAAGATTGCCAGGTATAGCTAAACGCTGGTTTTTAAACATGGGAATTGCTAATTTTGACAACAGTATTGTGGCTATAAATAATATGGCAGCCATCCCAAACCACCATAAAAACGGATTACCCATTGCATGGACATCATATATTACCTGTCCATCAGCAGCAGGTAAATTCGGCCCCATCACAGGTAATGGATCGCTGAAATTACGCGCCGTTTGATAATAATAAGCCATCGGTCGCGTCATGAAAGGCCATTTATACCAAGCTGCACAATAAGGATGCACGGCTGGAGTATTACCACCCATGTGCAAGTGAAAGTTTAAAATTTGCCGATGTACTTCAATAAAATCGAATCTTGTATCTAAACGCAGATGAGGAATCCAAATCAAGCTATAGACTATAGACGGGATGATTCCTAAATAAGAGATCATCTGCCAAATATTTAGCTGAGTCAGATTTTGTAGCGGTGTCTGAACTTTGGTTAATAATGGTTCTGTAGCTGCTTTATCTATACTTCCAAAAAGGCTTTTTTGGCTAGTCCAAGAATGTAAAAACCGAATTAACCAAGCTGTTATCCAAAGTAAATAAGCACCTAACAAGAACCATAAACCATTCCATTTAGTACCAGTTGAAGCACCAAAAGCAATACCAGATGCAATTAACCATAAAGCACGGCGCTGTTTTTGATTTTCTAAGGCTAATAATAAAAACCATTGCCCTAAAAGACCAAAGATAACAATATAAATATTATTGAGTGCATAACGAGATTCCACCAAAAATAGACCATCACAAGCAGTAAAGAAGCCTGCTAGTAAAGCAAAGCTGCGGCGATGACTAATTTGATAAGCAATAGCAGCGACAACTACAGGAATAAATGAACCAGTGAGAGCATTTATCCAACGATAATTCCAAGGCGATAATAAAGAACCTGCTAGCCCATTAACTGGTTCTTGCCCAAAATGAAAATGACTACCAAGCCAAATGCCGATACCAATAATATATTGACTTAATGGCGGATGAGCATTGAAAAACGGCTTATTGATGAGATAGTTATTACCAAATGTGGCGAAATAAACTTCATCAAATACAAGAGTATTGAATCTACTCAATCCCCAAAAACGCAAAGCGAATGAGAAGAGAAATATACTTGCTAACCCAATTCGGAACCATTTTTTATTTGTCATTGGTCATTTGTCATTGGTCATTTGTCATTTGTCATTTGGTATTTGGTATTTGTTAAGAGGCAAGGGTCAAAAATAATAGGGAATTGGTAATGGGTAATTGGTAATGGGTAATGGGTAATTTTTTCTCTCCTGCTCTCTTCACCCTCATCTCTCTTGCATTCAGAATTTATCGGGGGTTAATGATTTGTTGTTTAACTAACTCGATCGCGATCGCAACTACTGTATTCGGATCAATTGGCTTAACGATATGCCTTTGAAAACCTGCGGCGATCGCTTTTTGCTGGTTCAATTCTCCCGCATAAGCAGTTAAGGCGATCGCGGGCAGAAATTGATCTGGCTGTGAGGCGCGAATAGTTTGCATGAGCATATAACCATCCATCTCTGGCATACCAATATCGCTAATTAATAAGTCGGGAACTGCTTGTGCTAAAACTTTGAGCGCTTCTGCTCCGGAGGCTACGGTTGTCACTGTTGCTTGATGTTGTGTGAGCACAAAGGTGAGAAACTCACGGGAGTCTGGCTCGTCATCCACGACTAAAATATTGATACCCTCGAGATTGACATTTTGTTGCTCTGATGCTGGTAATGCAAGTGTCGGCACCGCATTTTTTGCTAAGGGTATATACACTGTAAAAGTTGCACCTTGTCCTTCGCCAGGACTAACCACTCCTACAGTACCACCATGCAGTTCTACTAGCTGGCGCACAATCGCCAATCCCAACCCCAAACCCCCAAATTGACGAGTGGTGGAACCGTCTTCTTGTTGGAAATGTTCAAATACATAGGGCAAAAACTCAGCACTAATACCTTTGCCTGTATCTCGTACCTGAATTTGGGCATTTGTGCCCACACAGGTTAAACCAACTTCTATTTTTCCACCTGAGGGGGTAAATTTCACAGCGTTGGATAAGATATTCCACACTACCTGCTGTAATCTTGTGGCATCCCCAATGACGCTGACCTTTGGGGTTATATGGGTGTGAATTTCTAAGGACTTAGCCTCAGCGGCTAATCGCACCGTTTCTAAAGCTGATGAAATGATGCTACATAAATCCAGGGGGATGGCATTTAAGACCAATTTACCCCGGAGAATCCGCGAAACATCCAGCAAATCGTCAATTAGTTGTACTTGTAACTTGGCGTTGCGCTCGATTGTCGCCAGTGCTTCGGCGGTGGCGCTGGGGCTGAGTTTACCATTTTGCAACAACTTCGACCAACCAAGAATTGGGTTGAGGGGGGAGCGTAATTCGTGAGAGAGGACGGCGAGAAATTCATCTTTAATGCGGCTGGCTCTTTCGGCTTCTTCACGGGCGGCGCGTTCCCGTAGCAGTAATAGTTCTCGCTCTTGTTCAACTTGTTTGCGATCGCTAATATCCTCAGCAACGCCAGCGATGCGGTATGCTTGTCCATCCTCATCGCGGACTAAAAAACCGCGATCGCGTATCCAGCGAATCGTCCCATCAGGGCGGACAATGCGGTATTCTTCTGTATGATTACCGTTAGTTATGCATTTCTCTGTAGCTTTGATTACTAAGTCTCTATCATCTGGGTGAATCGTCTCTATCCAACTGCTTAAGTTGTGATAAAGAATTTCTGGGGAACGCCCCCAAACTTGCTCATAAGCAGGACTGACATAAAGTAATTTGTTTGCTGTAGCATCGGATAGCCAAAAGACGCTTTCAATTGTCTCTGCCATTTGCCGAAAGCGTTCTTCGCTATCACGCAGAGATGCTTCGATTTGTTGGCGATCGCTCAATGCAGCTTCGGCTTGCATCCGTAAGTCTTTTTCGCGCAATTGTGCTTCTTGCCGTAGGTGCGATAATTTTAGGCTTGCTTCTACACGTGCCAGTAATTCTTTGGCTGAAAATGGCTTAACAATATAATCATCGGCTCCAGCTGCTAGTCCTTCAATCCGCGATTCTTCCCCGGCTCTAGCTGACAATAAAATTATCGGGATATATTGAGTTTTGGGCTCGTTACGTAGCGATCGCAATAATTCAAAGCCATCAATTCCTGGCATCATCACATCAGTTAACACCAAATCGGGTGGATTTTCCCTGATTGCATTCAACGCCGCATTTCCATCCCCTACCGTCTCTACCTGATAGTAATCACTCAAAAACCGCTTGAGATAATCGCGCATATCCGCATTATCATCAGCCAAGAGAATCCGAGATGGGGAGGCTGGGGGAGTTGGGGAAGAATCGATAATAAATTCTCCCCCTGCTTGTAGAGACGCGATTAATCGCGTCTCTACCCTGCTCTCTTGCGTTCCCCAACGCCGCGCTTCCTCGACATAGGGAGTTGCGCCTAAAGCTGTGGAAGGTGATGTGCGACTAGCGTGGAGGGATTCTGTGGGTAAGTGCTCATAGCCTGTAGGAATTGTCACTGTAAAACAGCTTCCCCCTCCCCAAACACTGGTAACGCTCACCTTTCCACCATGAAGTTCTACAATTTCTCGCACTAGCGATAATCCAATTCCTGAACCTTCAAAACTTCGCCCGTGGGAACCTTTAATCCGATGAAATCGCTTAAATAAATTGGGAATTTCTTGGCTGGGAATGCCTATACCTGTATCTTTAACTGATAAATTAACGTGGTCTGGAAAATAGTTTAATTTAACGGTAATTGTGCCAGAAAATGTAAATTTAAAGGCATTAGATAACAAATTAAATACAATTTTTTCCCACATTTCCCGGTCAACATAAATTTCTGCGGGTAAGGGAGGACAATCAACAATTAGCTGTATTCCCGC contains:
- a CDS encoding ATP-binding protein yields the protein MGTQQKSAACENIVTGGGEMAALMRSRDWSTTPVGAVETWPQCLKTAVRIMLGSRYPMFVWWGESLTKFYNDAYIPVLGQRHPQALGQPASQVWAEIWDTLGPQAEAVMQKEQSSWNEELLLVMQRNGYTEETYFTFSYSPIPQDDGAVGGVFCACTEETRRVVGDRRLRILRELAANTADAKTVEDACEISAKTLDNNPYDVPFALLYLLDEKVTQAQLVGTTRLAPGTTASPQVIGINADSQICDRWLLPAVIADGKSQVVDLVKSGFGNLPGGAWPESPTTAVVLPLTTPTQERLSGFLIAGISPRRQLDDDYQGFWDLVAGQISTAIANARAYEAERLRAEALAEIDRAKTEFFSNVSHEFRTPLTLMLGPLEDALTDNTVSLPEIQRERIEIVQRNGLRLLKLVNTLLDFSRLEAGRIQAVYEPTDLATFTAELASAFRSTIEQAGIQLIVDCPPLPAEIYVDREMWEKIVFNLLSNAFKFTFSGTITVKLNYFPDHVNLSVKDTGIGIPSQEIPNLFKRFHRIKGSHGRSFEGSGIGLSLVREIVELHGGKVSVTSVWGGGSCFTVTIPTGYEHLPTESLHASRTSPSTALGATPYVEEARRWGTQESRVETRLIASLQAGGEFIIDSSPTPPASPSRILLADDNADMRDYLKRFLSDYYQVETVGDGNAALNAIRENPPDLVLTDVMMPGIDGFELLRSLRNEPKTQYIPIILLSARAGEESRIEGLAAGADDYIVKPFSAKELLARVEASLKLSHLRQEAQLREKDLRMQAEAALSDRQQIEASLRDSEERFRQMAETIESVFWLSDATANKLLYVSPAYEQVWGRSPEILYHNLSSWIETIHPDDRDLVIKATEKCITNGNHTEEYRIVRPDGTIRWIRDRGFLVRDEDGQAYRIAGVAEDISDRKQVEQERELLLLRERAAREEAERASRIKDEFLAVLSHELRSPLNPILGWSKLLQNGKLSPSATAEALATIERNAKLQVQLIDDLLDVSRILRGKLVLNAIPLDLCSIISSALETVRLAAEAKSLEIHTHITPKVSVIGDATRLQQVVWNILSNAVKFTPSGGKIEVGLTCVGTNAQIQVRDTGKGISAEFLPYVFEHFQQEDGSTTRQFGGLGLGLAIVRQLVELHGGTVGVVSPGEGQGATFTVYIPLAKNAVPTLALPASEQQNVNLEGINILVVDDEPDSREFLTFVLTQHQATVTTVASGAEALKVLAQAVPDLLISDIGMPEMDGYMLMQTIRASQPDQFLPAIALTAYAGELNQQKAIAAGFQRHIVKPIDPNTVVAIAIELVKQQIINPR